The following proteins are encoded in a genomic region of Phycisphaera sp.:
- a CDS encoding helix-turn-helix transcriptional regulator translates to MAKGGFVIRFGEMVRQRREALELSQEELASRAGLHRTAITMIERAKRSSTLETIEKLALALQIQPSELIPDIELRRGRR, encoded by the coding sequence GTGGCCAAGGGCGGTTTTGTCATCCGGTTTGGAGAGATGGTGCGGCAGCGCCGGGAAGCTCTGGAGCTGTCCCAAGAGGAACTGGCGAGCCGTGCCGGGTTGCACAGAACCGCGATAACGATGATCGAGCGGGCCAAGCGATCGTCTACGCTCGAGACCATCGAGAAGCTGGCCCTAGCCCTCCAGATCCAGCCGTCTGAGCTCATCCCGGACATCGAATTACGCCGGGGTCGCCGCTAG